Proteins from a genomic interval of Nematostella vectensis chromosome 12, jaNemVect1.1, whole genome shotgun sequence:
- the LOC5511730 gene encoding CDP-diacylglycerol--glycerol-3-phosphate 3-phosphatidyltransferase, mitochondrial isoform X1 — protein sequence MAAARSILFSVFGPRISQNSLRYFSADNPNCLKATNSSSPKEIVNWMCNHAAIFRVANDAISVMTEPAYFFETLKDNIKSANRRIVLASLYLGTGPLEKELVELIYNSIQASKKANEPSGLQVEILLEYTRGSRGKVNSRTMLLPLLQEFSDSVRVSLYHSPELRGLIKRLLPERFNETVALTHLKVYLTDDTVIMSGANLSNDYFTNRQDRYIEIKNSPEVADFFHELVSSVSDISLQLHKDDTTHMLKDFAFHPSESNKTEFITKATERLKTLVHSCSGKKAIRFLGDKPGTWVVPLLQMYPYSIRQDEYVTSELLGSLPEDSKLLLASGYFNLTKKYIDLLLHSAASCHILTAHPTANGFYMAKGIAGGIPDAYTQIAREFFRRTLTHHHRITIWEYARQHWTFHVKGLWYYPPNHALPCLTLIGSPNFGYRSVYRDLEAQVAIVTEDKDLQARLHEEQKCFYARGCRVTYRTFEHAERRVPVWVYVVTKFIKKFL from the exons atggcggccgccAGGAGCAtacttttctctgtttttggGCCTCGGATCTCACAGAATtctttgagatatttttcagCAGATAATCCAAACTGTTTAAAAGCCACCAACTCTAGTTCTCCTAAAGAAATTGTAAACTGGATGTGCAATCATGCGGCAATTTTCCGTGTTGCAAATGACGCAATATCTGTCATGACAGAGCCAGCGTACTTTTTCGAAACTTTGAAG GACAATATCAAGTCAGCAAATCGCAGAATTGTGCTTGCGTCATTATACTTAGGGACTGGTCCATTGGAAAAGGAATTG GTGGAATTAATCTACAACTCAATCCAAGCATCCAAAAAAGCCAATGAACCGAGTGGACTGCAAGTAGAAATTCTACTTGAGTACACTCGGGGATCACGCGGGAAGGTGAATTCTCGCACCATGCTGCTGCCTCTCTTACAGGAGTTTAGTGACAGTGTGCGTGTGTCTCTCTACCATTCGCCAGAGCTGAGAGGATTAATAAAGAGACTATTGCCCGAGAGATTCAATGAGACAGTGGCCCTGACACATCTCAAAGTCTACTTGACAGATGATACAGTTATTATGAGTGG gGCCAACCTGAGTAATGACTACTTCACTAACCGTCAGGATCGCTACATAGAAATCAAGAATTCGCCAGAAGTTGCAGACTTCTTCCATGAGCTTGTGTCCTCAGTGAGCGACATATCACTACAATTACACAAAGACGATACGACACATATGCTAAAGGACTTTGCTTTTCATCCTTCTGAAAGTAACAAGACAGAGTTTATCACTAAAGCTACAGAGAGGCTTAAAACTTTGGTACATAGCTGCTCTGGGAAGAAAGCAATAAGGTTCTTAGGGGATAAACCTGGGACTTGGGTTGTGCCGTTGCTACAGATGTACCCTTACTCAATTAGACAGGATGAATATGTAACTTCAGAATTACTTGGAAGTCTCCCAGAGGATAGCAAACTACTGCTTGCTTCAGGTTATTTTAACCTGACAAAGAAGTACATTGATCTACTTCTTCATTCTGCGGCAAGCTGCCATATTCTGACAGCACATCCGACTGCTAATGGTTTCTATATGGCAAAGGGAATCGCAG GTGGGATACCTGATGCATACACACAGATTGCCAGAGAGTTTTTCCGTCGGACCCTCACACACCACCACCGCATCACCATATGGGAGTATGCCAGACAGCACTGGACGTTTCACGTCAAGGGCTTGTGGTACTACCCCCCTAACCACGCCCTGCCTTGTCTTACACTCATAGGGTCACCCAACTTTGGGTATAGATCGGTCTACAGGGATTTAGAAGCTCAGGTTGCCATAGTAACTGAGGATAAGGACTTGCAAGCAAGGCTGCACGAGGAGCAGAAGTGTTTTTACGCACGTGGTTGTAGGGTGACGTATAGGACGTTTGAACATGCTGAACGAAGGGTGCCAGTATGGGTGTATGTCGTCACGAAGTTTATCAAGAAATTTCTTTGA
- the LOC5511729 gene encoding dynein intermediate chain 3, ciliary, with amino-acid sequence MEIVYVYTKKRSEFGRQCNFSDRQAELHVDIAPDEKMLQDYIEKNPCDTGIQCVQEMSEHEVNTERFETDVRGINHVEGGWPKDVNPAEVEQTIRYRKKVEKDEIYMNTIQQLGNVMEHCIKQNNAIDIYEDYFPDLEEDQSCETPSAKTINVFRDENNIKRTATSISWYPDGTQKLAVAYSVLEFQKSTDICMDSYIWDIDNPTKPDMVLKPVSPLICLEYNPKDPHLLIGGCYNGQLGFWDTRKGSHPVEMTPIEKSHRDPIYKTIFLQSKSGTDCFSTSTDGQVLWWDIRKLGEPTESLLLCPNKKDPRPLGGVSLEFEPTMPTKFMVGTEQGSVLSCNRKAKTPADKIVASYAGHYGPVYSVQRNPFFPKNFLTIGDWQARIWSEDLRESSIMWTKCGMSYLTDGCWSPSRPGVFFTTKMDGTLDVWDCMFKQNCPTLSIQVCDMSLNSLRVQDHGRLVACGSHDGTVTLLELSEGLHTMQRNEKASINATFERETKREKILETRHREMRLKERSKSSQDKDHEEKPEEDDEEDMIEKAEKDFFSIVEAEKKARLETEAKKMAALNDVKQALAQDGVTHEEYKDDSGDQDAEGELAAE; translated from the exons ATGGAGATTGTTTACGTTTACACGAAAAAGCGCAGCGAGTTCGGACGACAATGCAATTTCTCCGACCGCCAAGCAGAGCTTCATGTGGATATTGCACCGGACGAGAAAATGTTGCAAGATTACATCGAGAAAAACCCGTGTGATACAGGAATCCAGTGTGTACAGGAAATGTCTGAACACGAG GTGAATACAGAGAGGTTTGAGACCGATGTGCGAGGTATCAATCATGTTGAAGGGGGCTGGCCAAAGGATGTCAACCCTGCTGAAGTCGAGCAGACAATCAGATACAGAAAGAAAGTGGAAAAGGATGAGATTTACATGAACACAATACAGCAGTTGGGAAAT GTAATGGAACACTGCATTAAGCAGAATAATGCAATCGATATCTATGAAGACTACTTCCCAGATCTAGAGGAAGACCAGAGCTGTGAAACTCCTTCTGCAAAGACTATCAATGTCTTCCGTGATGAGAACAACATCAAACGAACTGCAACAAGCATTTCTTGGTACCCAGATGGTACTCAGAAACTTGCTGTTGCATACTCTGTTCTGGAGTTTCAAAAGTCCACAGACATCTGCATGGACTCTTATATATGGGATATAG ACAACCCCACCAAGCCTGACATGGTGCTCAAGCCAGTCTCTCCGCTTATCTGTCTGGAGTACAATCCTAAGGACCCACATCTTCTTATTGGTGGATGCTACAATGGACAACTAG GTTTTTGGGACACAAGGAAGGGCTCACACCCGGTTGAGATGACTCCAATAGAGAAAAGCCACAGGGATCCTATCTATAAGACAATCTTCTTACAATCCAAGTCAG gaACGGACTGTTTCTCCACAAGTACAGATGGCCAAGTTCTCTGGTGGGACATCCGTAAACTGGGCGAGCCAACAGAATCCCTCCTCCTATGCCCCAACAAGAAAGACCCCCGCCCTCTGGGGGGCGTGTCCCTGGAGTTTGAGCCCACCATGCCGACCAAGTTCATGGTTGGGACAGAGCAAGGGTCTGTGTTGTCTTGTAATCGCAAGGCAAAGACTCCTGCTGATAAGATTGTTGCTAGTTATGCCGGGCATTATGGGCCGGTGTATTCAGTGCAGAGAAATCCATTCTTCCCCAAGAACTTCCTGACCATTGGCGACTGGCAGGCTAGG ATTTGGTCTGAAGATTTAAGAGAATCTTCTATTATGTGGACAAA GTGCGGCATGTCATACCTCACTGATGGTTGCTGGAGCCCCTCTCGTCCAGGTGTCTTCTTCACCACCAAGATGGATGGTACCCTTGACGTGTGGGACTGCATGTTCAAGCAGAACTGCCCCACACTATCCATACAG GTTTGTGACATGTCCCTGAACTCGCTACGAGTGCAGGACCATGGTCGTCTGGTCGCGTGTGGATCTCATGATGGCACAGTCACGCTGCTTGAGCTCTCAGAGGGCTTGCACACTATGCAAAGGAACGAGAAGGCTTCTATCAATGCC ACCTTTGAACGCGAGACCAAGCGGGAGAAGATTCTTGAGACGAGACATCGTGAGATGAGGCTCAAGGAGCGTTCAAAAAGCTCACAGGACAA AGATCACGAAGAGAAGCCAGAAGAGGACGACGAGGAAGACATGATCGAAAAAGCGGAGAAAGACTTCTTCTCGATTGTGGAGGCGGAGAAGAAAGCTCGCTTGGAGACGGAGGCGAAGAAGATGGCTGCACTGAATGACGTGAAACAGGCTCTCGCGCAGGACGGCGTGACTCACGAGGAGTATAAGGACGATAGTGGCGATCAG GACGCTGAAGGCGAACTCGCTGCTGAATAG
- the LOC5511730 gene encoding CDP-diacylglycerol--glycerol-3-phosphate 3-phosphatidyltransferase, mitochondrial isoform X2 gives MAAARSILFSVFGPRISQNSLRYFSADNPNCLKATNSSSPKEIVNWMCNHAAIFRVANDAISVMTEPAYFFETLKDNIKSANRRIVLASLYLGTGPLEKELEFSDSVRVSLYHSPELRGLIKRLLPERFNETVALTHLKVYLTDDTVIMSGANLSNDYFTNRQDRYIEIKNSPEVADFFHELVSSVSDISLQLHKDDTTHMLKDFAFHPSESNKTEFITKATERLKTLVHSCSGKKAIRFLGDKPGTWVVPLLQMYPYSIRQDEYVTSELLGSLPEDSKLLLASGYFNLTKKYIDLLLHSAASCHILTAHPTANGFYMAKGIAGGIPDAYTQIAREFFRRTLTHHHRITIWEYARQHWTFHVKGLWYYPPNHALPCLTLIGSPNFGYRSVYRDLEAQVAIVTEDKDLQARLHEEQKCFYARGCRVTYRTFEHAERRVPVWVYVVTKFIKKFL, from the exons atggcggccgccAGGAGCAtacttttctctgtttttggGCCTCGGATCTCACAGAATtctttgagatatttttcagCAGATAATCCAAACTGTTTAAAAGCCACCAACTCTAGTTCTCCTAAAGAAATTGTAAACTGGATGTGCAATCATGCGGCAATTTTCCGTGTTGCAAATGACGCAATATCTGTCATGACAGAGCCAGCGTACTTTTTCGAAACTTTGAAG GACAATATCAAGTCAGCAAATCGCAGAATTGTGCTTGCGTCATTATACTTAGGGACTGGTCCATTGGAAAAGGAATTG GAGTTTAGTGACAGTGTGCGTGTGTCTCTCTACCATTCGCCAGAGCTGAGAGGATTAATAAAGAGACTATTGCCCGAGAGATTCAATGAGACAGTGGCCCTGACACATCTCAAAGTCTACTTGACAGATGATACAGTTATTATGAGTGG gGCCAACCTGAGTAATGACTACTTCACTAACCGTCAGGATCGCTACATAGAAATCAAGAATTCGCCAGAAGTTGCAGACTTCTTCCATGAGCTTGTGTCCTCAGTGAGCGACATATCACTACAATTACACAAAGACGATACGACACATATGCTAAAGGACTTTGCTTTTCATCCTTCTGAAAGTAACAAGACAGAGTTTATCACTAAAGCTACAGAGAGGCTTAAAACTTTGGTACATAGCTGCTCTGGGAAGAAAGCAATAAGGTTCTTAGGGGATAAACCTGGGACTTGGGTTGTGCCGTTGCTACAGATGTACCCTTACTCAATTAGACAGGATGAATATGTAACTTCAGAATTACTTGGAAGTCTCCCAGAGGATAGCAAACTACTGCTTGCTTCAGGTTATTTTAACCTGACAAAGAAGTACATTGATCTACTTCTTCATTCTGCGGCAAGCTGCCATATTCTGACAGCACATCCGACTGCTAATGGTTTCTATATGGCAAAGGGAATCGCAG GTGGGATACCTGATGCATACACACAGATTGCCAGAGAGTTTTTCCGTCGGACCCTCACACACCACCACCGCATCACCATATGGGAGTATGCCAGACAGCACTGGACGTTTCACGTCAAGGGCTTGTGGTACTACCCCCCTAACCACGCCCTGCCTTGTCTTACACTCATAGGGTCACCCAACTTTGGGTATAGATCGGTCTACAGGGATTTAGAAGCTCAGGTTGCCATAGTAACTGAGGATAAGGACTTGCAAGCAAGGCTGCACGAGGAGCAGAAGTGTTTTTACGCACGTGGTTGTAGGGTGACGTATAGGACGTTTGAACATGCTGAACGAAGGGTGCCAGTATGGGTGTATGTCGTCACGAAGTTTATCAAGAAATTTCTTTGA